From the Balearica regulorum gibbericeps isolate bBalReg1 chromosome 4, bBalReg1.pri, whole genome shotgun sequence genome, one window contains:
- the ANAPC10 gene encoding anaphase-promoting complex subunit 10 isoform X2 codes for MTTPNKTPPGADPKQLERTGTVREIGSQAVWSLSSCKPGFGVDQLRDDNLETYWQSDGSQPHLVNIQFRRKTTVKTLCIYADYKSDESYTPSKISVRVGNNFHNLQEIRLQHTICQAQGK; via the exons ATGACTACCCCAAACAAGACACCACCTGGTGCTGATCCAAAGCAGTTAGAGAGGACTGGTACTGTTAGAGAAATAGGCTCACAAGCAGTTTGGTCTCTTTCATCCTGTAAGCCAG GATTTGGAGTGGATCAGTTACGAGATGATAATCTAGAAACTTACTGGCAGTCAGATGGATCTCAGCCTCATTTGGTGAACATTCAATTTAG aagaaaaacaacagtgaaGACGTTATGTATTTATGCAGACTACAAATCTGATGAAAGTTATACTCCGAGCAAAATCTCTGTCAGagtaggaaataattttcataatctCCAGGAAATCCGG cTTCAGCATACTATCTGCCAAGCTCAAGGGAAGTAA
- the ANAPC10 gene encoding anaphase-promoting complex subunit 10 isoform X1, translated as MTTPNKTPPGADPKQLERTGTVREIGSQAVWSLSSCKPGFGVDQLRDDNLETYWQSDGSQPHLVNIQFRRKTTVKTLCIYADYKSDESYTPSKISVRVGNNFHNLQEIRQLELVEPSGWIHVPLTDTHKKPIRTFMIQIAVLANHQNGRDTHMRQIKVYTPVEESSIGKFPRCTTIDFMMYRSIR; from the exons ATGACTACCCCAAACAAGACACCACCTGGTGCTGATCCAAAGCAGTTAGAGAGGACTGGTACTGTTAGAGAAATAGGCTCACAAGCAGTTTGGTCTCTTTCATCCTGTAAGCCAG GATTTGGAGTGGATCAGTTACGAGATGATAATCTAGAAACTTACTGGCAGTCAGATGGATCTCAGCCTCATTTGGTGAACATTCAATTTAG aagaaaaacaacagtgaaGACGTTATGTATTTATGCAGACTACAAATCTGATGAAAGTTATACTCCGAGCAAAATCTCTGTCAGagtaggaaataattttcataatctCCAGGAAATCCGG CAACTTGAACTAGTGGAACCAAGCGGCTGGATTCATGTTCCTTTAACAGATACTCATAAGAAGCCTATTCGCACCTTTATGATTCAGATTGCTGTTCTAGCTAATCACCAAAATGGAAGAGACACTCACATGAGACAAATTAAAGTGTACACCCCGGTGGAAGAGAGCTCTATTGGTAAATTTCCTAGATGTACAACAATTGATTTCATGATGTATCGCTCCATAAGATAA